The genomic interval TTCGCCAACAAGCGGCCCGATGGTGCCAGAGCGGCCTTCATTGCCTATGCAACGCTCATCTATCTGTTTCTCTATCTGCCGATCGCCGTGATCATCCTGTTTGCTTTTGACGCCAAACCCATTCCGGGATTGCCGCTTGAAAGCCTGACAACGGATTGGTTCGCGGCAGCCATCAATGATACCAAACTTGTCGGCTCGCTGTTTGTCAGCATCAAGCTGGCGTTGATCTCAGCAGCGCTATCAACCCTGTTGGCCATGCCTTCGGCGATGGTTCTGGCCTGGATGCCAATGCGTTTCAAGTCTGCGGTGATGTGCCTTGTGATGGGGCCCGTCATCCTGCCTCAGCTGGTGCTTGGGCTCGGTCTGTCGGCGCTTTTTCGAGCCACACCCGATCTTATCGGGCAGCCAGCCATCATTTTGGCTCACACCACGATCACATCGAGCTATGCAGCGCTGATCCTCTATTCGCGCTTTCTGGGCTTCCACCGCAGCTATATCGAGGCGGCGATGAATTTGGGTGCCAACGAAATAAAGGCTTTCTATGAAGTGGTCTTGCCATTGATGCGCCCGGCCTTCATCTCGGTGTTCCTCTTGGCCTTTACCGATGCATTCGGCGAGTTCCTCGTGGCCTGGTTCGTCTCAGGATTTACGCAGACATTGCCGATCTCGATCTGGACGTCCCTGCGGCAGGTTATCTCGCCCAAGGTTTATGCCCTGTCCTCGATCATCATCATCCTTACTCTGATCATCAGCGTCGCCTCCCAGCTATGGATTATCCGGCAGACGCGTCGCACGAACAAAGCTTGAATTTCATGATGTCAAAAGCAGAAAATGCGGTCGAGATTTCAAACGTCACCAAGAGCTTTGGCGACGTTACCGCAATCCATAATATTTCGATGCAGGTCAGTGAAGGCGATTTCGTGACCATCCTCGGTCCGTCTGGCTGCGGCAAATCCACCTTGCTGCGTATGATTAGCGGCTTTGAAGACCCAACCAGTGGCGATGTGCGCATTGCCGGGCGCTCTGTCGTCGGTTTGCCGCCCTACAAGCGCGACACGGCGATGGTCTTTCAGGATTACGCCCTGTTCCCCCATCGTACCGTAGCCGAAAACATCGCCTTCGGCCTGCGCATGCGCAAGATGGGCAAGGCTGAAATCACCAAAGAGGTTGATGCTATGCTCGAGCTGATCAGCCTCTCTGGATTTGGCAATCGCCGTGTGAGTGAGATTTCTGGCGGTCAGGCACAACGCGTGGCTCTGGGCCGCGCTCTGATTGTGCGCCCGTCTGTGCTGCTGCTTGATGAACCGCTGGGGGCTCTGGACATGAAACTGCGCAAGCAGATGCAGGCAGAGCTCAAGCGTATTCATCGAGAGCTTGGCCTGACCTTCATCGCCGTGACCCACGATCAGGAAGAAGCCCTGACCCTGTCCGACCGGATTGCCATCATGAATGGGGGGCATCTGGAACAGTTTGACACCCCTGAAACACTCTATCGCCAACCGGCCAGTCAGTTTGTTGCCGATTTTGTGGGGGGAGCCAATCTGATTGAAGCAACCGTCGGCGATGCGCAAACCCTTCTGGTACGCGGGGCGCCCTTCAAGGGCGTCGATCCAACCCTCGTCGGCGATCGCAAACCGGGGCAAAACCTTTCCCTCGTTGTCCGGCCGGAAGTGGTCGTTACCGATGATTTGGCGGCACCTGAAAGAGCGGACCATTGTGGGCTGGAGGCAACTGTTGAAGAAGTCCTCTTTTCCGGCGCCTCCCTGCGTATCGTTGGCCGCCTCGACAATGGAGCCGAATTTGCAGCCCATGAAAGTGCCCTCAAGGATCTGCCCGCTAGAGGCGAGCGTCTGCGCTTCTCATGGCCAAGTGCGACCTCGTGGATCGTGGACCGCTAAACGGCCCTCTCTCAAATTCTGCCAATTTCTAAATGGACAAAATGAATGCGTGAACTCGAATTCAACGAATTGACCGCGCTCGCCATTGGCGCTGGCGTGCTGGGAACAGGTGGCGGCAATCACCCCACGCTCGAGCTGATGTGCGCGGAAGCTGCTTATCAGCAGGGCAAGAAAATCACCCTGTTGAGCCCAGATGAATTGGCCGATGATGCTCGGGTGGCTGTGGTTTGCATTATGGGCGCGCCTCTGGTGACCAAGGAACGGTTGCCGGAGCCGCAAGCCATCTGCAAGGCTGTCAAGCTGATGGAAAGCCATTGTGGCCAGCCATTTGATGCGATCATGTCCATTGAGATCGGCGGCGAAAATGCCTTCTTTGCACTGTTGGTCGGCATGGAACTGGGTTTGCCCGTGGTCGATGCCGATACCATGGGGCGTGCGTTCCCTGAGGCGCAAATGGCCAGTTTCGCCATTCGTGGTCTTTCTGTTGCTCCCTTTGCCATTGCCGATATCCGCGCCAATTCCTTCCTCATTCCGGAAGCTGAAAACGCGCTACGTGTAGAGCGGATCGGACGCAAAACGGTCGTTGAACTTGGCTCTATTGCAGGCACATGTGCAGCGCCTCGTTCGGGACGAGAGGTCAAGGACCACGCCATTCTTCATTCGATCAGCCGGGCCTTGCGTATCGGCCAGGCGGTTCTGGATGCGCGGGCGTCCGGTTCTGATCCGGTTTCTGCCATCCTCGATGTTGAAGACGGGGCCTTGCTCTTTTCGGGCAAGGTGCAGGATGTTTCTCGTCGCACCACAGACGGATTTGTGCGTGGCAAGGCGGTGCTTTCTGGCAAAGACGCCTTTGCAGACAAGGTGCTTGAGATCGATTTCCAGAATGAATTCTCCGTTGCGCGCCTTGAAGGCAAGCTGCTCGCTTGCGTGCCCGATCTGATCACCGTGCTGGATGAAGAAACAGCGGAGGCAATTGGGGCGGAAATCTTGCGCTATGGCCAGAGGGTTCAGGTGATTGCCCTTCCGGCCAATCCCATTATGACCAGCGAGCAGGGGCTCGCTGTTGTTGGGCCGCGCTCTTTCGGTTTTGACTTTGACTATCATTCTTTCAAGGAGTGCCTGTCATGAGGCGGATTGGTATAGATGTTGGTGGCACCAATACGGACGCTGTCCTGATGGATGGAGACAAGATCCTGTCCTCTATCAAGACCTCCACAACTGAGGATGTATTTTCTGGTATCCGCACGGCGCTCAACCATGTTCTCACGGACCTTTCTCCCGCAGAGCAGGACAAGATTCACGCGGTGATGATTGGCACGACCCATTTCACGAATGCGGTTGTCGAGCGGCGCAGTTTGGCGCGAGTGGCCAGTGTCCGCATCGGCTTGCCTGCCGCCTCGACAATCTTGCCAATGCAGGGTTGGCCGGAAGATCTGCATGCACAGCTGGACGGTGGCTGCTATCTGATTAGGGGAGGACATGAGTTTGATGGGCGTCCGATTGTGCCTTTTGATCGAGACGGAATGCGCAAGGCTGCCCTTGCCATTTCACAAAGTGACGTTCGGTCTGTTGCGATTACCTCGGTTTTCTCGCCCATCACGGCAGAATGTGAACTGGAAGCAGAAGCAATCCTCAAAGAGATTGTGCCAGATGCAACTGTGACTTTGTCTTCCGATCTAGGGCGGATCGGTCTGCTAGAGCGCGAAAATGCGACAATCCTGAACAGTGCCCTTCATCCTCTGGCTCGCGAAACTGTTGCTGCCTTCAAAAAAGCCATTGCGGAAAGCGGACTGAAAGCGCCGCTGTTTCTGACGCAGAATGATGGCACAGTGATGCAGGCCGAGCAGGCTGCACACTATCCGGTGCGCTGTTTTGCTTCTGGCCCGACCAACAGCATGCGGGGCGCGCGTATGCTTTCAGGGCTCGATGATGCTGTTGTTCTGGATATTGGTGGCACCACAACGGATGCGGGCTTCCTGCAAAACGGTTTCCCGCGGGAAGCCAACAGCAAGGTTGACATTGGCGGTGTTGCGACCTTCTTTCCGATGCCTGACGTCGTTGCCGTCGCTCTCGGGGGCGGAACGGTCATTCGGGAAGAGGGCGCAAAGATTGGCCCTGATAGTGTTGGCTATCGAATGAACGAAAAGGCGCTGGTGTTTGGCGGTGACACGCTCACTCTCAGCGACTTTGCCATCAAAACCGGATTGATGACATTCGGTGATCCGCAAAAGATTGCTGATCTTGATGCCGCGATCCTCAATAAGGTGTCGGCCTGGATTGGCGACACGCTTGGAGATCTGGTGGACCAAATGAAAACCAGTGCGGCCGATGTGCCGGTTATTGTCGTTGGTGGTGGTGCTGCGCTCGCCCCTGATCACCTTGATGGCGTTTCAACGGTTATCAAGGTCGAAAATGCCGGTGTTGCCAATGCCGTTGGTGCTGCCATGGCTCAGGTCAGCGGTGAAGTGGACAAGGTCTATTATGATTTGAGCCGGGATCAGGCCCTTGAAGCAGCGCGTCTTCTCGCGGAAGACCGGGCCATAGAAGCGGGTGCTGATGCAGCAACTCTTAAACTGATCGATATAGAAGATGCCCCGCTTTCCTACATGCCGGGTAACCCACTACGCGTTCGGATCCGTCTTGTGGGAGATCTCGGACTAGTCTAGACACAGGCAGCATCGAATCTGTCTATAGGGCCAGTGTTTGGGTAATAAGGAGATAGCGATTGCTATCTCCAACCTTCCGAGCACTGCTTGTTGCAAAGTTTGACACAAAGATTGTTTCTGATCCTTCCTGATGGTGTTCCGCAATAAAGCTCTCTCGAGCTACACCGCTCTATTGAAGCTCGTTGATGTAGCGGTGGCTGCGGGTCGTTGCCCGATGTTTGGTGAACAGCACCGGCGTGCCCATCTGATCATAGGCGACTTCCTCAATTGTCAAAACGGCGCTCGGGGCTTCCAGCTTCAAATGTACGAGGTCGTCCTCGTTGGCCAGTTCCGCTCCGATCCGTTCCCGCACTGCTGAAATACGAATATCGTAACGTTCAAGTAAATACAGATAAAGCAGGGCGGGGACGTCTTCTGCATTTTTTGGGAAGTCTTCCAGCCGTTTGGCTGGCATCGTTACGGTTTCAACCATCACGGGTTTGTCGTGAGCGCTGCGAACGCGGGACAAGCGGATGACAGAGGTGGTTGGTACAACACGCAGATTTTCTGCTTCGATATCTGTGGCCTCTCCAAAAACCAGAGAGAGGTTTGTGGCCTTGGAATGCTGCAGAGAGCCATCAAGACCGTGCAAGCGAAAATACTGGAAGAAGAAACGCAGGCTGTGCTGCGGGGTGCGACCTGTTACCACAGTCCCTGTCTTGCGGCGGCGGCTGAGCATTCCTTCGTTGGTTAATTCGCTAAGCGCTCTTCTGATGGTTCCGACCGATACCCGCAGGGTTCGGGCTAGGTCGACTTCACTGGGCAACACAGTGCCTGCTGGCCATTTTCCCATCATGATAGCTTCAAAGATTTGTTTCTTAACCACGAGGTAGAGAGGTTGGGCCCTGTTAGCCATTGACGGTGAAAAATCATCTTCCCTCGGCGCCTTGGGGAACAGGGCCTTCAGTGTCTCTTCATCTTTCATATTGACAATCTATCTCTTTTGCTCACATATATTTCTATATAGTTTATAGAAAACACTCATCGCCGTCCACTATCCAGAGGCAACAAGGTGTCAGATAAAAGTTACTCTCTACGCTCACATCAAGCTTTGCAACAGGCATTTGAAGACATTGAGAAGTCGGCCGATTCTGCTGAAGACGCCCTGGCACAGATGATCGCTGTCGACACCACTTTCCCACCGGGAGAGGGCTATGGGGCCTTTGCGGATCTGGCTCAGTCGCTGTTTGAGCCTCTGTCTTTTGGCTTTGAACGTGTGTCGGTGCCCGAGGGGCTCTGGAAGACCCATTCGGGCAAGGCGTCTGGAGAACGGATCAATCTTATTGGTGAGCGTGTAACGGGCAAGCCGGTCTGTGGGCTCTATTTCCACGTTGATACGGTCCCCGTTGCACCGGGCTGGACTTTCGAGCCATTTGCCATGACCAAGATTGAGGATCGGCTTTATGGACTGGGTGCAGCAGACATGAAGGGCACCATGGCCGCCTGCTATCTGGCGCTCAAGGTGGCTCAGGAACATGTTGTTCCGCTTGCCTATGACCCCATGCTGCTATTCTGTACCGACGAAGAATCCGGCCTCTATCCGGGTATCCGCTATTTGGCGGAACAGGGCCATCTAAAGGGTCACATTCTCAATTTCAATGGCTCTGCGGCGCCGCGCGTCTGGGCGGGATGCTTTGGCGTTTTTGCGCTCACGCTAACCATCAGTGGCGTGCCTGTGCATGCGGGCGATGGCAACCGCCGCGGTGCTGGGGCCAATGCCATTGAAGCCAGCATTCCTTTGATGAATGCGCTGATGGCGCTCAAGGAAAAGGTCGGCGCACGCGTCTCTGAACTGGCGCCAGCACCCGGTGCGAGCGAACCCTTGCGGCCACAGCTCTATATTGCTGCGGCCAACGGTGGGACTGCGCCAGGGCAGGTGCCTGGGCGTTTTGAGTTGCTGATCGGTCGGCGCTATACCCCGGAAGAATCTTACATGGATGCCCGCGCCGAGATTGAGGCATGCATTCATGCCGCACTCGATGATCGTGACATGATCACCTATGGCATCGAGCAGACCTCCCATCTGACCCCGACGGCAGACCCGGACGGCGCCCACTGGCCACGTTGGCAGCGCGCTCTCAGTGCGGGCTTTGGCTATCACGAGAAGGACTTTGCCAAATGGGGAGCGGCCAGTTGTTCGGACTTCGGATATGTCCAGCAGGCTGGTGTGATGCAAGAAATCCTGCTTGGAGGGCTGGGTAAGCCTTCCAGCAATGTGCACGGCCCGGACGAGCACACAACTTCGTCAGATATCATCGCGCTTGCCAAAAGCGTGCTGTCCTATCTGGCTGCAGACTTCGAACCGGATATGAATCCGGATCAATAATAAGAATATCAGCCAAAATCACTTCAAGAAGGAACCACCAATGCTTGAAACAACCCGCAGACGTTTTCTCCTCGGAACTGCCTTTGTGGCCGCTTCCACAACCCTTTCTCTTTCCATGCCCGCTTTCGCTGCGGCCCCGGTAAAAGGTGGCACCCTGCGTGTGGCCATCGATCAGGCTGTCAGCGTGCTCAACCCGCTGCTTGTTCGTGTCAACCCGGAATACATGCTGTCCGAGCTGCTCTATAGCGGACTGACCCGCCTCAAGGTGGATATGAGCCCGGAAGCCGATCTGGCCGAAAGCTGGAGCGCCAACGAAGAACTGACCGAATGGACTTTTACCCTGCGCAAGGGTGTCAAATTCCATGATGGCTCGGCACTGACGGCCGCCGACGTGGTTGCTTCCTACAAGGCAATTCTCAATCCGGATACCGCATCTCCCGGCCGCAAGAATATCGGCCCGATCGAGGATGTGGTCGCCAAGGATGATCTCACGGTCGTCTTCAAGCTGACCGGTCCCTATGCCGACATGCCGGTGGCAACTGCCTATATGACCGCCAAGATTGTTCCGGCAACCATCATCGAGAGCGGTTTGGACAAACTGTCCAGCCAAGCCATTGGCACCGGCCCGTTCAAGCTGGTTTCCTTCGAGCCTGACCGTCAGGTCGTGGTTGAACGCAACCCGGATTATTATGATCCGGAACGCCCTTACCTCGATAAGGTTGTTCTGAATGTCTATCCGGATGCTACGGCTGGCAGCTCCGCGCTCATCGCTGGCGAGATCGATCTGATCTCCACCCTTGATCCGACCGAATATATGCGTCTGGACGGCAACGATGGCATCGATGTGCAGCGCGTTGCGTCCGGACAGTTCTGCAATGTCAACATGCGATGCGACGAGAAGCCGTTCGATGATCCGCGTGTTCGTCAGGCCCTTGCTCTCAGCGTGGATCGTGACGCCATGATCCAGTTTGTTACTGAAGGCTTCGGCACGGCAGGCAACGACACCCCGATCAACAACGCCTATCGTTTCTATTCCGAACTGCCGATGCGCAAGCCCGACATTGAGAAGGCAAAGCAGCTGTTGGCGGATGCCGGTTATGCTGATGGCATCAAGATCACTTTGGTGGCTTCCGAAAAGCCCGCTCTGCGCACGCAGCTTGCCGTCGCACTGCGCGAAATGGCAAAGCCAGCAGGCTTCGACATTGACGTTCAGACAATGCCGCATGCCACCTATCTGGATCAGGTCTGGAAGAAGGGCAATTTCTACGTTGGCTTCTACAACATGCAGCCGACCGAAGATGGTATCTTCAAACTGCTTTACACCTCCGATGCGGCCTGGAACGAAACGCGCTGGAACAATACGGACTTCGACAAGGCGGTCAACTCTGCTCGCATCACGACCGACGATGCAACCCGTGCCGAGCTTTATGCCGAGGCCCAGAAGCTTCAGTATGAGGGTGTTCCATCCATCATCCCGACCTTCTTTGATGTGCTGGGCGCTAAACGGACCTGGGTGGCAGCGTATGACATCCATCCGCGTGCTTCCGTATTCCGTTTCGACCATGCATGGCTGACGGACAAGGCTCCGACCCGGTCATAATCTTACCGTAGCAAGTTAACTGCTGCCGACGGTCTGACAGGTCCAAGTCCCTCTTTTGGAGCTGTCGGTCCGCCGGTGACAAACAACAGGAACAAAACGTTGTCTGCCAGCTATCTCACAAAGCGGGTGGCCCTGATTTTCTATACGCTCCTGATCGTGTCGCTGATCGTTTTCGCCATGACCCAGATTCTGCCAGCCGATGCGGCGGTGATGATGCTGGGCGAGAACGCGACCGAAGAAGCGCTGTCCGCGCTTCGGGAGCAGATGGGGCTGAACGATCCGGTCTGGATGCAGTATTTTCACTGGATCACCGGTGTCTTTCAGGGTGATTTCGGAACCTCCCTGCGCACCGGTCTGTCAGTCGGCCCCGTCATGATCGAGGCTCTCAGCCGCTCGTTGCTTCTCGCTCTCTTTTCTATCTGCCTGATGCTGTTTATCGCGGTACCGCTTGGCATTCTCGCTGCGGTGCGCCGCGGCAAGATTGTCGATATGGCTGTCAGCCTTATTTCCTATGTTGGCGTGTCTTTGCCCGAATTCGTCACGGCCACACTGGCGTTGCTGTTCCTTTCTGATCGCTGGAAACTGTTGCCGCCGACCGGATATGTGCCCCTCACAGAGAATTTCTGGGACGGGGTCGCCCATCTGATCATGCCTGCTGCGGTCATATCCATCATTCTGGTGGCCCATGTTTCGCGTATGGTGCGATCGGAGATGGTAGATGTATTGCACACGGACTATATCCGGGCTGCGCGCCTCAAGGGCCTTTCTTCACGGCAGGTTCTTTGGGGGCATGCCTTGCGCAATGCGCTGCTGCCTGCAATCACCATCGTGGCGCTTGACGTTGGATATCTGCTCGGAGGCGTCATCGTGGTAGAAGAGATCTTTGCCATTCCAGGCATCGGCCGTCAGCTTATCATTGCTATTCAGGCTCGTGATCTGCCATCGATTCAGGCTGGTGTGTTGATCATGGCAGCGACCTACTGCGTGGTCAATTTCATCGCCGATATCCTCTATTCCCTGCTAGACAAGAGGATCCAGTATGATTGATTTCATCAAACGTCTTATGCGATCGCCACAAGGAGCGATCGGTAGCATCATCGTCTGCCTGGTGCTTTTGGCGGTAGCCTTCGGTCCCTATCTGGCTCCCTACGATCCTGAAACCATGTCGATTTTGGCGCGCTTCAAGGGGCCCAGTGCTGACTACCTGCTCGGAACAGATCAATATGGCCGGGATATTTTCTCGCGGCTGATGATCGGTGCACGTTCCACAGTCATCATGGCAGTGGTGGCAACCCTGATCGGCACAGTGGTCGGTGCACTGGTCGGGGTCACGTCGGCCTTTCTTGGCGGTCGGGCCGATGAGATCATCATGCGCACCGTCGATGCGGTCATGTCGATTCCGAGCCTGCTGTTCGCTCTGATCATCGTCAACCTGCTTGGGTCTTCAGATATCAACGCGCTTCTGGCGGTGTCCATCGCCTTTGCCCCCGGCATGGCCCGCATCAGCCGTGCGGTTGCCCTTTCAGCTCGCAAGCAGGATTTTGTCAGTGCTGCCATTGCCCGTGGGGAAAAGCCGGATTTTATCGTCTTGTCTGAAATGCTGCCCAACACGGTGGCGCCGATCATCGTTGAAATGACCATCCGTGTGTCCTTTGCCATCATGCTGTTCGCTACGCTCAGCTTCCTTGGCCTTGGGGCGCAGCCGCCGTCTGAAGAATGGGGGCTGATGGTTTCCGAGGCCCGCCGCTATATGCATATCTCCAGCTGGATTCTGGTCTGGCCAAGCCTTGCCATCGCACTGGTCGCTATCGGGTTCAACCTGCTTGGCGATGGGCTACGCGATGTGCTCAATCCGAAAACGTGAGGAGACCGGCATGACCAGTGATACAAACGCTTCGGTGCTTTCGGTCCAAGGCTACAGCCTTGATTACCGTACCGCCAAAGGACCGTTCCATGCGCTCAAGGATATCAATCTGAGCATCGGGGCGGGCGAGATTGTCGGGCTCGTGGGCGAAAGTGGCTCAGGCAAATCCTCGCTTGCCTGGTCGATCATGCGTTTCCTGCCGGGCAACGCCCACGAGGTTGCAGGCGCGATCCATTTTGATGGCTCGGATATGATGGTGCGTTCCAACAGTGAAATCGAGGCTATTCGCGGCAAACGCATTTCGATGGTTTTTCAGGATCCGGCAACGTCACTCAATCCGACCTTGTCGCTTGGCCGTCAGATCAGCGAAGTGCTGATCCGCCATCAGGGGCTGAGTAAGAAACAGGCTTGGGCCGAAGCGGAAGCGCGGCTTGCTCATGTGGGGCTCAAAACGCCGGCGCAGATGATGCATCGCTACCCGCATGAAGCTTCGGGGGGCGAGAAGCAGCGTGTGGTGATCGCAACCGCCTTTGCCTGCAATCCCGAACTCATCATCTTTGATGAGCCGACCACGGCTCTGGACGTCATCACCTCGCGACAGATCCTGGAGTTGTTCCAGTCGCTGCAGCAGGAAACAGGTGTTGCATCGCTCTATATTTCCCATGATCTGGCATTGGTGGCGAGCACCGCTCACAGAGTGTCGGTGATTAATAAAGGTGAAATCGTAGAGCAGGGGATGGTTGGCGACATTTTCACTCGACCGCAAGATCCCTACACCCAAAAACTTATTGCCGCGGTGCCAGACCCGTCTGTCCGTCTTGCTGGCAAGGAACCCGACTACGCGGCCAAGCCATTGGCTGAGGTCGAGGACGTAAGTGTCATTTATGGTCGCAAACCGTTTTTCGGCCGCTTCTCAAAAAAAGCCGGCAATCGTGTGACAGGTAACCGGGCCGTCAATCTTGCGATCCAGCCCGGAGAGATCCTCGGGATCGTCGGGGAAAGCGGCTCGGGCAAATCGACACTGGCCAAGGCCATGACGGGGCTCAACAAATTCGAGGGAGAGATCCGGTTCGAAGGGTACCCGATCCACAGTGTTGCCGACATGAATGATGCCTATCGTCGGGATGTGCAGATTATCTTCCAGCACCCCGATGCCTCTCTTAATCCGCGC from uncultured Cohaesibacter sp. carries:
- a CDS encoding DUF917 domain-containing protein, encoding MRELEFNELTALAIGAGVLGTGGGNHPTLELMCAEAAYQQGKKITLLSPDELADDARVAVVCIMGAPLVTKERLPEPQAICKAVKLMESHCGQPFDAIMSIEIGGENAFFALLVGMELGLPVVDADTMGRAFPEAQMASFAIRGLSVAPFAIADIRANSFLIPEAENALRVERIGRKTVVELGSIAGTCAAPRSGREVKDHAILHSISRALRIGQAVLDARASGSDPVSAILDVEDGALLFSGKVQDVSRRTTDGFVRGKAVLSGKDAFADKVLEIDFQNEFSVARLEGKLLACVPDLITVLDEETAEAIGAEILRYGQRVQVIALPANPIMTSEQGLAVVGPRSFGFDFDYHSFKECLS
- a CDS encoding GntR family transcriptional regulator: MANRAQPLYLVVKKQIFEAIMMGKWPAGTVLPSEVDLARTLRVSVGTIRRALSELTNEGMLSRRRKTGTVVTGRTPQHSLRFFFQYFRLHGLDGSLQHSKATNLSLVFGEATDIEAENLRVVPTTSVIRLSRVRSAHDKPVMVETVTMPAKRLEDFPKNAEDVPALLYLYLLERYDIRISAVRERIGAELANEDDLVHLKLEAPSAVLTIEEVAYDQMGTPVLFTKHRATTRSHRYINELQ
- a CDS encoding M20/M25/M40 family metallo-hydrolase; translation: MSDKSYSLRSHQALQQAFEDIEKSADSAEDALAQMIAVDTTFPPGEGYGAFADLAQSLFEPLSFGFERVSVPEGLWKTHSGKASGERINLIGERVTGKPVCGLYFHVDTVPVAPGWTFEPFAMTKIEDRLYGLGAADMKGTMAACYLALKVAQEHVVPLAYDPMLLFCTDEESGLYPGIRYLAEQGHLKGHILNFNGSAAPRVWAGCFGVFALTLTISGVPVHAGDGNRRGAGANAIEASIPLMNALMALKEKVGARVSELAPAPGASEPLRPQLYIAAANGGTAPGQVPGRFELLIGRRYTPEESYMDARAEIEACIHAALDDRDMITYGIEQTSHLTPTADPDGAHWPRWQRALSAGFGYHEKDFAKWGAASCSDFGYVQQAGVMQEILLGGLGKPSSNVHGPDEHTTSSDIIALAKSVLSYLAADFEPDMNPDQ
- a CDS encoding ABC transporter permease, whose amino-acid sequence is MSASYLTKRVALIFYTLLIVSLIVFAMTQILPADAAVMMLGENATEEALSALREQMGLNDPVWMQYFHWITGVFQGDFGTSLRTGLSVGPVMIEALSRSLLLALFSICLMLFIAVPLGILAAVRRGKIVDMAVSLISYVGVSLPEFVTATLALLFLSDRWKLLPPTGYVPLTENFWDGVAHLIMPAAVISIILVAHVSRMVRSEMVDVLHTDYIRAARLKGLSSRQVLWGHALRNALLPAITIVALDVGYLLGGVIVVEEIFAIPGIGRQLIIAIQARDLPSIQAGVLIMAATYCVVNFIADILYSLLDKRIQYD
- a CDS encoding ABC transporter permease; this translates as MKTFFANKRPDGARAAFIAYATLIYLFLYLPIAVIILFAFDAKPIPGLPLESLTTDWFAAAINDTKLVGSLFVSIKLALISAALSTLLAMPSAMVLAWMPMRFKSAVMCLVMGPVILPQLVLGLGLSALFRATPDLIGQPAIILAHTTITSSYAALILYSRFLGFHRSYIEAAMNLGANEIKAFYEVVLPLMRPAFISVFLLAFTDAFGEFLVAWFVSGFTQTLPISIWTSLRQVISPKVYALSSIIIILTLIISVASQLWIIRQTRRTNKA
- a CDS encoding ABC transporter permease produces the protein MIDFIKRLMRSPQGAIGSIIVCLVLLAVAFGPYLAPYDPETMSILARFKGPSADYLLGTDQYGRDIFSRLMIGARSTVIMAVVATLIGTVVGALVGVTSAFLGGRADEIIMRTVDAVMSIPSLLFALIIVNLLGSSDINALLAVSIAFAPGMARISRAVALSARKQDFVSAAIARGEKPDFIVLSEMLPNTVAPIIVEMTIRVSFAIMLFATLSFLGLGAQPPSEEWGLMVSEARRYMHISSWILVWPSLAIALVAIGFNLLGDGLRDVLNPKT
- a CDS encoding ABC transporter ATP-binding protein produces the protein MMSKAENAVEISNVTKSFGDVTAIHNISMQVSEGDFVTILGPSGCGKSTLLRMISGFEDPTSGDVRIAGRSVVGLPPYKRDTAMVFQDYALFPHRTVAENIAFGLRMRKMGKAEITKEVDAMLELISLSGFGNRRVSEISGGQAQRVALGRALIVRPSVLLLDEPLGALDMKLRKQMQAELKRIHRELGLTFIAVTHDQEEALTLSDRIAIMNGGHLEQFDTPETLYRQPASQFVADFVGGANLIEATVGDAQTLLVRGAPFKGVDPTLVGDRKPGQNLSLVVRPEVVVTDDLAAPERADHCGLEATVEEVLFSGASLRIVGRLDNGAEFAAHESALKDLPARGERLRFSWPSATSWIVDR
- a CDS encoding ABC transporter ATP-binding protein gives rise to the protein MTSDTNASVLSVQGYSLDYRTAKGPFHALKDINLSIGAGEIVGLVGESGSGKSSLAWSIMRFLPGNAHEVAGAIHFDGSDMMVRSNSEIEAIRGKRISMVFQDPATSLNPTLSLGRQISEVLIRHQGLSKKQAWAEAEARLAHVGLKTPAQMMHRYPHEASGGEKQRVVIATAFACNPELIIFDEPTTALDVITSRQILELFQSLQQETGVASLYISHDLALVASTAHRVSVINKGEIVEQGMVGDIFTRPQDPYTQKLIAAVPDPSVRLAGKEPDYAAKPLAEVEDVSVIYGRKPFFGRFSKKAGNRVTGNRAVNLAIQPGEILGIVGESGSGKSTLAKAMTGLNKFEGEIRFEGYPIHSVADMNDAYRRDVQIIFQHPDASLNPRKTIGDILSRPYRLYTEYSGKAMREEISRLLEQVKLPASYASRYPHQLSGGEKQRVAIARAFASQPKLVICDEITSALDVSVQASVIELLMELREEFGTAYLFITHDLNLVRQIAHRIAVMYRGDLIEIAPTRDITAHQRADYTRQLLEAVPVPVARSAPQGE
- a CDS encoding hydantoinase/oxoprolinase family protein; amino-acid sequence: MRRIGIDVGGTNTDAVLMDGDKILSSIKTSTTEDVFSGIRTALNHVLTDLSPAEQDKIHAVMIGTTHFTNAVVERRSLARVASVRIGLPAASTILPMQGWPEDLHAQLDGGCYLIRGGHEFDGRPIVPFDRDGMRKAALAISQSDVRSVAITSVFSPITAECELEAEAILKEIVPDATVTLSSDLGRIGLLERENATILNSALHPLARETVAAFKKAIAESGLKAPLFLTQNDGTVMQAEQAAHYPVRCFASGPTNSMRGARMLSGLDDAVVLDIGGTTTDAGFLQNGFPREANSKVDIGGVATFFPMPDVVAVALGGGTVIREEGAKIGPDSVGYRMNEKALVFGGDTLTLSDFAIKTGLMTFGDPQKIADLDAAILNKVSAWIGDTLGDLVDQMKTSAADVPVIVVGGGAALAPDHLDGVSTVIKVENAGVANAVGAAMAQVSGEVDKVYYDLSRDQALEAARLLAEDRAIEAGADAATLKLIDIEDAPLSYMPGNPLRVRIRLVGDLGLV
- a CDS encoding ABC transporter substrate-binding protein; protein product: MLETTRRRFLLGTAFVAASTTLSLSMPAFAAAPVKGGTLRVAIDQAVSVLNPLLVRVNPEYMLSELLYSGLTRLKVDMSPEADLAESWSANEELTEWTFTLRKGVKFHDGSALTAADVVASYKAILNPDTASPGRKNIGPIEDVVAKDDLTVVFKLTGPYADMPVATAYMTAKIVPATIIESGLDKLSSQAIGTGPFKLVSFEPDRQVVVERNPDYYDPERPYLDKVVLNVYPDATAGSSALIAGEIDLISTLDPTEYMRLDGNDGIDVQRVASGQFCNVNMRCDEKPFDDPRVRQALALSVDRDAMIQFVTEGFGTAGNDTPINNAYRFYSELPMRKPDIEKAKQLLADAGYADGIKITLVASEKPALRTQLAVALREMAKPAGFDIDVQTMPHATYLDQVWKKGNFYVGFYNMQPTEDGIFKLLYTSDAAWNETRWNNTDFDKAVNSARITTDDATRAELYAEAQKLQYEGVPSIIPTFFDVLGAKRTWVAAYDIHPRASVFRFDHAWLTDKAPTRS